CTGTTCCCGGCGTCGGCTCCGCGGCCACGTCGGAGCCGACGAAGCCGGTGACGAACCTGAGGAACGGGATCGTTTCCTACGTGTCCTCCGATGGTCGCGGCTGTGGGGCGACCGTGGCGGGCTGGGACCGCTACTATCACCACTGCACGAACGACGGACGGCCGATCCAGGTCCTGGCGCGATTCGTGTTCGTCGGCAACACCATGCGTGTGTCGGCCCGGGCCAGACGGTGACGGTCAAGGTCACCAGGACGTACAGCATGGACTGGAACGGTCAGACGTGCACCAATCCGGGTCAAACGTGGGCGGCTTGATTTCGGGTCGCCGGGAATTGTCGTGAATCGGTGATCGAAGTGGACCTTCGGGAAAAAATCTCGCCGGAAAGCGGCCGAATTCGATGGTGCTTGCCCCGGGTTCGCGTTTTCGCGAACCCGGGGCAGGTCGCGTCCACCGGAAGTGGCAGGTTGGGGGCTTGGCCCGCCGCTCACCAGGTTCTCTACACTCGATGTCGAACCGAGTAGGGAGCCCAGCTGTGAGCGAAACCGAAACCTCGACCGACGCGACGGAGAACCCGCACGCCAAGGTGGTGCTGCAGGCCGCTCGCGCGATGACGAAGGCTTCGCTGCTGGTCACACCGCCGGCGTTGCTCGTGTGCATCGTGGTGTTCAGCATCGTGTTCGGCCTGCCCGGATTTCTCGGGTCGCTGGTCGGCGCGGTGCTCGCGATGGTGGCGATGCTGTCGACGCTGGGGCTGATGCGCTTCAGCGCGGGCCAGGACCCGATGTTCGTCATGGTGATCGCGCTCGGTGGGTATGTGGTCAAGGTCGTGCTGCTGTTCGGCGCGCTCACGCTGCTCAAGGGTGTGACCGCGCTGCACCCGTTGTCGCTGGGGCTCACGATGATCGTGGCCATTCTGCTGTCCGCCGCGGCCGAGTTCGCGGCCTTCCGCAAGACCAAGATCCCGACGATCCTCCCGTCCTGACGGGGCGCTCGGGCCCTCGGCTACTGGCAGTGAGAGCGCACTGCGGCAATCGAGTGTGACCTGAAACACGCTGACCGACTTCCGGGTGCTCGCCGCAGTCGGGCGACGCGCTCACCTGTGGTGTTGCGAAACCGGTCGCGCGCGTCCCGGACTTGGGTCCTGGATGGACTCGGGACCTAAGTCCTGAGCTGATCGGTTGGTATGAAGTACGCCTGTACGGCACCGATTGACCTGCTGGTAGGGTCCGCGTCAAGGGTGGCGGCCTCGCCCGCGTACTCCCTCAAACGAACCGCGACCAGCAGTGTGGCGATCCGATGGTTCCGCCTTCTCATCCGCTGGTCCGAAGTGGATTGCAGGGCAGTGCTCACGCGAGACGACCTCAGTGCAGGGCTTGAAAATCATTCACTGCGCGGTGGGTCCGGCCGCCTCCAGCGTGCTCGTGTGCATCGGGTACGTTAAGTCCAGATCGTGACGATTCCCCCGGCGGAGTGAACGCCGGCCGGGAGAACCGGGAGGAGCGCAGTGATCGCGCTGGTACTGACCGAGGGTGCAGTTTTCACGCCCCCTGGTACTGATGCCTTCGAGCTGCCGCCGTTTTTGGGGTCTGGCGAGTGGGCCTTGAACAAACCGAAGTTGCTGGTGATCATCGCTTTGGTCATCGTCGCCGTCTACTTCTTGGTGGCGTCGCGCAAGCTGAAGATCGTGCCGACCAAGGGCCAGTTCATCGCGGAGTCGCTCTATGACTTCAGCCGCAACAACATCACGCGGAGCCAGATCGGCTCGAAAGAGTTCAAGCCGTTCATCCCGCTGGTTCTCGCGTTGTTCACCTTCATCTTGGTGAACAACCTCTTCGGGATCATTCCGTTCTTCCAGTTCCCGACCATGGCGCGGATCGGTTTCCCGCTGGCCATGTCGCTTCTCGTGGTTTACCCGGTGTACCACTACGTGGGCATCAAGAAGTACGGCCTCGGCGGGTACATGAAGAACCAGCTGGCGCCGGCGGGGATCCCGAAGTTCGTGCTTCCGCTCTACGGCCTGATCGAGTTCTTCCAGAAGTTCTTCATCACGCCGATCACGCTGGCCATCCGTGTTTTCGCCGCGATGTTCGCCGGCCACCTGATCATCATCGTGTTCACGCTGGGCGGCACCTTCCTGCTCACGGAGACCTCGAGTTGGGCCCTCAAGCCGGTTTCGCTGCTGGCCTGGGTCTTGGCGATCCTGATGACCTTCCTCGAGGCCTTCATCCAGGTGCTGCAGGCCTACATCTTCGCCCTGCTGTCGGCCGGGTACATCGGCGCCGCGCTCTCCGCGGACCACTGAGAAACGCACAAGCCCCCGATCCGCGTGAGTGCGCGGACCGAAGTGAAGGGAAACGCACGTGAGCAACATCGTTCTGGCCCAGGCTGCCGAGCAGGCTGTCAACATCAACCCCGGCCTCGCCGCCATCGGCTACGGTCTGGGCGCGATCGGCCCGGGCATCGGCATCGGCTTGATCTTCGCCGCGGTCATCAACGGCACCGCTCGTCAGCCGGAGGCCCAGGGCAAGCTGCAGGGCATCGGGTTCTCGACCTTCGTGCTCACCGAGGTTCTGGCGCTGATCGGTATCGTCATCTACTTCATCGCCTCCGCGGCCTGAGTCATCCCACTCTCGCCATCTAAGGAGACGCTGTGCTGAAGACCGAATTGGTGTTGGCGGCCGAGGAGCACGTCAACCCGATCATCCCGGACATCCCGGAGCTGATCCTCGGCATCGTCGCCTTCCTGATCCTGCTGTTCATCCTGAAGAAGTACGTGGTCCCGCGTTTCGAGACTGCGTACGAGGAACGGGCGCAGAAGATCGAAGGCGGCATCGAGAAGGCCGAGAAGGCCCAGGCCGAAGCCGAAGAAGCGCTGGCCGAGTACAAGGCGCAGCTGGCCGAGGCCCGGTCCGAGGCCGCGAAGATCCGCGACGACGCCCGGCTCGAAGCCGAGCAGATCAAGGCGGAGCTGCGGGCCGAGGCCGAGTCCGAGTCCCAGCGGATCGTCGCGCAGGGGCAGGCTCAGCTGCAGGCCCAGAAGGCGCAGATCATCGCCGAGCTGCGGGCCGACATGGGCCGCAACGCGGTGGAGCTGGCGAGCCGCATCGTCGGCGAGTCGCTCGAGGACGAGGTGCGCCGCCGCGGCACGGTCGACCGGTTCCTCGCGGAGCTGGAGACCGCCACCAACGGAGCGGGGAAGTAGACCAGAGATGACGCTGCATGCTGCGAGCCGTGAAGCGCTCGACCTCGCCGAGACCCGTCTCGGCGAGGTTCTGGCCGACGCGGGTACCGACCCCGCGACGGCCGGGGACGAGCTGCTCTCGGTCGTCGACCTCCTTGACCGCGAAATCGGCCTGCGCCGGGCGGTCAGCGACGCTTCGGCCAGCCCGGAGAGCCGCCAGGGCCTCGTCCGCCGCTTGTTCGACGGGAAGCTGAGCGAACCGGCCCTGAAGGTGCTCGACGCCGTGGCGGGCAGCCGCTGGTCAAGCCCTCGCGAGCTGGTGGACGGGATCGAGTCCCTCGGTCGCTCGGCGTTGCTCACCTCCGCCGAGAAGACCGGGAACGTCGAGACCGTCGAGTCCCAGCTGTTCCAGGTCGCGCGGATCGTCTCGGGTTCCTCGGAACTCGAGGCCGCGCTGTCCGACCTGGCCGCTCCCGCCGACGCCAAGCGGACCCTGGTCCGCGGGCTGTTCGCGGACAAGGTCGACGTGGTCACCGAGACCCTCGTCGAGCAGGTCGTGCGCCGCGCCAAGGGGCGCGGGGTCGGCAACGGGCTCGACAAGCTGGTCGCGCTGGCTGCGGAACGGCGTGAGCGTTCGGTCGCATACGTGACCAGCGCCAACGCTCTCACCGAAGAGCAGCAGACCCAGCTCGGGTCGAGGCTCAACGGCATCTACGGGCGGACCCTCGCGCTGCACGTCGAGGTGGACCCCCGGCTGGGCGGCGGGCTCGTCGTCCGCGTCGGCGACGAGGTCATCGACGGCAGCACGGCCGGCCAGCTGGCAGCGGTCCGCCGCAGGCTGAGCCGCGCCTGACGGGTGCGCCCGCACCACAGACTTTGCACACTGGACAGAACAGAAGCGAGAGCGGGAACGAAATGGCGGAGCTGACGATCTCCTCGGACGAGATCCGCAGTGCGATCGAGAACTACGTCTCGAGTTACGCCCCGGATGTGAACCGGGAAGAGGTCGGCGTGGTCGCCGACGCCGGTGACGGTATCGCCCACGTCGAGGGCCTCCCCTCGGCCATGGCCAACGAGCTGCTCGAGTTCCCGGGCGGCGTCCTCGGTGTGGCGCTGAACCTGGACGCCCGTTCGATCGGTGCGGCCATCCTCGGCGACTTCGAGACGATCGAAGAGGGCCAGCAGGTCAAGCGGACCGGCCAGGTCCTGTCCGTGCCGGTCGGCGACGGCTACCTCGGCCGGGTCGTCGACCCGCTGGGCGCGCCCATCGACGGGCTCGGCGAGATCGAGACCACGACCCGGCGTCCGCTGGAGCTCAAGGCCGCCTCGGTGGTCGAGCGTCAGCCGGTGTCCGAGCCGCTGCAGACCGGCATCACCGCCATCGACGCGATGACGCCGATCGGGCGCGGCCAGCGCCAGCTGATCATCGGTGACCGCAAGACGGGCAAGACCGCCGTCGCCGTGGACACGATCATCAACCAGAAGGCCAACTGGGAGACCGGCGACCCGAAGCAGCAGGTCCGCTGCATCTACGTCGCGATCGGCCAGAAGGGCTCGACGATCGCGTCGGTCAAGAAGTCGCTCGAGGACGCGGGCGCGATGGAGTACACGACCATCGTCGCCGCCCCGGCTTCCGACTCGGCCGGCTTCAAGTGGATCGCCCCCTACACCGGCTCGGCCATCGGCCAGCACTGGATGTACGAGGGCAAGCACGTCCTGATCGTGTTCGACGACCTGACCAAGCAGGCCGACGCCTACCGCGCGATCTCGCTGCTGCTGCGCCGCCCGCCGGGCCGCGAGGCGTTCCCCGGCGACGTCTTCTACTTGCACTCCCGTCTCCTCGAGCGGTGCGCCAAGCTGTCGGACGAGCTGGGTGCCGGCTCGCTGACCGGCCTGCCGATCATCGAGACGAAGGCCAACGACGTGTCGGCCTACATCCCGACGAACGTCATTTCGATCACCGACGGTCAGTGCTTCTTCCAGTCGGACCTGTTCAACGCCGGTCAGCGCCCGGCCATCGACGTGGGCATCTCGGTGTCCCGCGTGGGTGGTGCCGCGCAGGTCAAGGCGATGAAGTCGGTCTCCGGCTCGCTCCGCATCGACCTGTCGCAGTACCGCGAGCTGGAGGCGTTCGCCGCCTTCGCCTCGGACCTCGACGACGCCTCGAAGGCGCAGCTCGAGCGTGGCGCGCGCCTGTACGAGGTGCTCAAGCAGCCGCAGTACTCGCCGATCCCGGTCGAGGAGCAGGTCTGCACCGTGTGGCTGGGTACCAACGGCCACTACGACTCGGTCCCGACCGAGGACGTGCGCCGCTTCAACCAGGAGTTCCTGGACTCGGCCCGGCGCAAGCACACCGAGGTCCTCGGCGCGATCCGCGACAGCGGCAAGTTCGAGGACGACACCCGCGACGCGCTTGTGGCCGCGGTCAACGAGTTCAAGAAGGAGTTCACCACCTCCGAGGGCAAGCCCCTCGAGGCGAACGCCGACGCGATGGACGCCGACAAGGTCGGGCAGGAGACCGTCAAGGTCAACAAGCCCGCCCCGAAGAAGTGAGCTGATAGCTCATGGCCGCACAACTCCGGGAACTTCGGTCGCGCATCAAGGCGACCAAGTCGATCGGCAAGATCACGAAGGCGATGGAGCTCATCGCCACCGCGCGCATCACGAAGGCGCGCGCGAAGGTCGCCGCTTCCCGGCCGTACGCGGACGAGATCACCAAGGTGCTCTCGGCGCTGGCCGGTGCGGCGGCGAACCTCGACCATCCGCTCCTGGTCGAGCGCCCCAACCCGAAGCGGGCCGCGGTCCTCGTCGTCACCAGCGACAAAGGCCAGTGCGGTGGGTACAACACCAACGTGCTGAAGGCGACCGAGGAACTCCTCGCCCTGCTCCGTGAGGAGGGCAAGGAGCCCGAGGTCTACGTCACCGGCAACAAGGGCCTGAACTACTACCGGTTCCGGGGCCGCGAGGTCGTCGACAGCTGGACGGGCTTCTCCGACCAGCCGGCGTACACCAACGCGGTCGCGGCGGCGGAGACGCTGGTGGAGTCGTTCCTCGGCGGCACCGACGCGGGCGCGCCGGGCACGCTCGCCGGAGTCGACGAGATCCACATCGTCTACACCGAGTTCGTCTCGATGCTGACGCAGCGCCCGATCGCGAAGCGGGTCGCCCCGCTCGAGGTCGAGTACACCGAGGGTGAGGAGCAGAAGCCCACGGGCGAGCTGCTCCCCAGCTACGAGTTCGAGCCGAGCGCCGACAAGCTGCTGGGTGCGCTGCTGCCGAAGTACATCAACACGCGTCTGTACTCGGCGCTGCTGGAGTCGGCCGCGTCCGAACTGGCAGCCCGCCGCACGGCGATGAAGGCCGCGTCGGACAATGCGAACGATCTGGTGGGCAACCTGACGCGGGAGATGAACCAGGCCCGCCAGGCGCAGATCACCCAGGAGATCTCCGAAATCGTCGGTGGCGCGAACGCGCTCACTGCAGCAGGAAGTGATGATTGATGACCAGTACTGAAACCCCGCGTGCCAAGGGGCGCATCGTGTCGGTGACCGGGCCGGTCGTCGACGTCGAGTTCCCGCGCGGTTCCGTGCCCGACCAGTACAATGCGCTCAAGGTCGAGATCGAGTTCGAGCAGCTGCGCAAAACGGTGACCCTCGAGGTCGCCAGCCACCTGGGCGACAACCTTGTCCGCACCATTTCGCTGCAGCCGCAGGACGGTCTCGTCCGCGGTGCCGAGGTCACCAACACCGGCGGCCCGATCACCGTGCCGGTGGGCGACAAGGTCAAGGGCCACGTCTACAACGCCCTCGGCGAGTGCCTCGACGAGCCCGGCTACGGCGATGACCTCGAGCGCTGGGGCATCCACCGCAACCCGCCGCCCTTCGACCAGCTCGAGGGCAAGACGGAGATGCTGGAGACCGGCCTCAAGGTCGTCGACCTGCTGACCCCGTACGTGCAGGGTGGCAAGATCGGCCTGTTCGGCGGTGCCGGCGTGGGCAAGACGGTGCTCATCAAGGAGATGATCACCCGCGTCGCCCGGAACTTCGGTGGTACCTCGGTGTTCGCCGGTGTCGGCGAGCGCACCCGTGAGGGCAACGACCTCTTCCTGGAGATGTCCGAGGA
The sequence above is a segment of the Amycolatopsis sp. 2-15 genome. Coding sequences within it:
- a CDS encoding F0F1 ATP synthase subunit B yields the protein MLKTELVLAAEEHVNPIIPDIPELILGIVAFLILLFILKKYVVPRFETAYEERAQKIEGGIEKAEKAQAEAEEALAEYKAQLAEARSEAAKIRDDARLEAEQIKAELRAEAESESQRIVAQGQAQLQAQKAQIIAELRADMGRNAVELASRIVGESLEDEVRRRGTVDRFLAELETATNGAGK
- a CDS encoding ATP F0F1 synthase subunit C translates to MSNIVLAQAAEQAVNINPGLAAIGYGLGAIGPGIGIGLIFAAVINGTARQPEAQGKLQGIGFSTFVLTEVLALIGIVIYFIASAA
- the atpA gene encoding F0F1 ATP synthase subunit alpha, which gives rise to MAELTISSDEIRSAIENYVSSYAPDVNREEVGVVADAGDGIAHVEGLPSAMANELLEFPGGVLGVALNLDARSIGAAILGDFETIEEGQQVKRTGQVLSVPVGDGYLGRVVDPLGAPIDGLGEIETTTRRPLELKAASVVERQPVSEPLQTGITAIDAMTPIGRGQRQLIIGDRKTGKTAVAVDTIINQKANWETGDPKQQVRCIYVAIGQKGSTIASVKKSLEDAGAMEYTTIVAAPASDSAGFKWIAPYTGSAIGQHWMYEGKHVLIVFDDLTKQADAYRAISLLLRRPPGREAFPGDVFYLHSRLLERCAKLSDELGAGSLTGLPIIETKANDVSAYIPTNVISITDGQCFFQSDLFNAGQRPAIDVGISVSRVGGAAQVKAMKSVSGSLRIDLSQYRELEAFAAFASDLDDASKAQLERGARLYEVLKQPQYSPIPVEEQVCTVWLGTNGHYDSVPTEDVRRFNQEFLDSARRKHTEVLGAIRDSGKFEDDTRDALVAAVNEFKKEFTTSEGKPLEANADAMDADKVGQETVKVNKPAPKK
- the atpB gene encoding F0F1 ATP synthase subunit A, whose protein sequence is MIALVLTEGAVFTPPGTDAFELPPFLGSGEWALNKPKLLVIIALVIVAVYFLVASRKLKIVPTKGQFIAESLYDFSRNNITRSQIGSKEFKPFIPLVLALFTFILVNNLFGIIPFFQFPTMARIGFPLAMSLLVVYPVYHYVGIKKYGLGGYMKNQLAPAGIPKFVLPLYGLIEFFQKFFITPITLAIRVFAAMFAGHLIIIVFTLGGTFLLTETSSWALKPVSLLAWVLAILMTFLEAFIQVLQAYIFALLSAGYIGAALSADH
- a CDS encoding F0F1 ATP synthase subunit delta, whose translation is MTLHAASREALDLAETRLGEVLADAGTDPATAGDELLSVVDLLDREIGLRRAVSDASASPESRQGLVRRLFDGKLSEPALKVLDAVAGSRWSSPRELVDGIESLGRSALLTSAEKTGNVETVESQLFQVARIVSGSSELEAALSDLAAPADAKRTLVRGLFADKVDVVTETLVEQVVRRAKGRGVGNGLDKLVALAAERRERSVAYVTSANALTEEQQTQLGSRLNGIYGRTLALHVEVDPRLGGGLVVRVGDEVIDGSTAGQLAAVRRRLSRA
- a CDS encoding F0F1 ATP synthase subunit gamma — protein: MAAQLRELRSRIKATKSIGKITKAMELIATARITKARAKVAASRPYADEITKVLSALAGAAANLDHPLLVERPNPKRAAVLVVTSDKGQCGGYNTNVLKATEELLALLREEGKEPEVYVTGNKGLNYYRFRGREVVDSWTGFSDQPAYTNAVAAAETLVESFLGGTDAGAPGTLAGVDEIHIVYTEFVSMLTQRPIAKRVAPLEVEYTEGEEQKPTGELLPSYEFEPSADKLLGALLPKYINTRLYSALLESAASELAARRTAMKAASDNANDLVGNLTREMNQARQAQITQEISEIVGGANALTAAGSDD